A segment of the Sander lucioperca isolate FBNREF2018 chromosome 7, SLUC_FBN_1.2, whole genome shotgun sequence genome:
cttacaaatggggcaccatttgaaagggaacttaacaggctttccaacggtctaagatttattgccaaaaagcattgttaccacagagaaataatctaccaaacccaaatttccttactttttgtgctaagtttatatatatatatatccctcaTTTCCTCCCTGTGGGTAAGGTAGTTGGTCGAAAtgttaataataaaattaaaggaTGGTGGGATTCCAGTATGTTGGTACTGTTTGGATTGCaattttattgttaacattaatctCCAGGAAAAACTCCAGCGAGAGGTCCAGCCAGATCCTCATGTCCTACTGGATTTTGTGGCAGTTGAATGTCAATGATTTATAATAAAAGACTATTTTACCCATGTACTGCTGCTTCAACAGAATGTAAAAAGGCTTGaacttatttatttaaaaaagaaatgcgTCAAATCAAGTAATATCAAATTCCAAACACTGTGTCTTACCACCCAGCAGGCATTTCCGAGATCAGCGATTTTGACTCGAATAGACTCAGCATTGCGCGGGTCTAGTGGGTTGATCAGGAGATCTGCAGCTCTGGCCCTGACTGAGAGAGGATGGAGTGGGAAagaacagggttaacacatacagtaagtaGAGATAAGAAGAGTTTACACAATCTAATGTACTAGTATTATGGACCAGAGACTCTTCAGCTTTTTAACAAAGAATTTAACTTAGTCGTGATGACCTATTTAGAGTGTTGcacttttttgtttaaaatccTTATTAAGCTCTGGAGATTGATTCTAGAAGTGACCCTAAAACTAGAAAGTTAGAGTACAAGTtaatgataataaaatgatcGCTGTGGGTGGATGAGTAATGGCGGTGGTGAGTCATTATACTACCCAGAGGAGATATGTGGACACAAAAACCTAATAATGAGAAACTGGCAGCTATAATGTATAAGATAGAATGTCAAAACACAGTGAGGGTTATTCATTTTCTGCTGGGTCGTTACCTCACCTAAGATCAAAATTTATTATCATTatactttttccttttcttcatcTATCTAAGTAAAATTCTCGTTTACATTGATTTATTAGTAGATGAAGATGTTAATATTGGAGTTAATGGGGCAGTTGGATGGTACTCCTGTCACTTTGATGCTCCTAGCGCAACATGTGTAAGTCTGTTTGCTTAGATAGTTGCATTGTTTGAAAGTTGCAGAGACATTTTTAAGATTATACTGAACACTTTCGGGCTGGTATGGATTTCTTGAGTTTGTAAATCTGTAATTTTGTGAGAAAATAACAGTTTTGTTGTGTAAATCAGTGGCTATTCAGTCAGCACATCTTACCTTTGGGTGTGTCTCCCGTGCTCGAGGACGACACAGTGCGACTGCGGTCAGCGGTGGGGCTGTTGGGTGACTGGCCTGCTCCAATGTCTGCCGTTCCAACAGAAGTGGGGTTTCCCGGCATAGGATCCAGGGGCAAGTCGGGTAAGAGAGGCAAGATGGCCGGGTGGCGGTCACTGCCACCGTTGGTAAGCCCCGGCTCGCCCAGGTCGCCATTATACATCTCATAACCGGAGCTGAGAGAGTGGTCCCTGTCTGTGTAGCTGAGCTCGGACTCCACCAGGGGGCAGAGGAGATGCTCGGGGGTGGGCGAGGGAGGGGGAGGATTGCCAGGGTTTGGTTTCAGTCCCTCAGGTCCCAACAAAACGTGACCGTTGGTTTTGGCTGAAttacttttgttgttgtggGGTTTGATGGGACAGGTGGTTTCTGTGAGAAGTTCCGTGGTCGTGTCGTCATCCTCGTCTTCCTCGTCCTCATCCTCgtcctcttcatcctcatcctcgtcctcctcatcctcatcctccccCTCCTGCTCCTTCgactcctcttcctctaccaCTGCCGCTTCCTCTGTTTTGCTCTCACTCTTTGGCTCCTCAGTCTCATTCTCCTCTCTTTCAGtctctttttcctcctcctcctcctcctcctcctcctcctcctcttcctcttcttctccctcctcctcctcctctaccttCCCTTCTCCCTCATTCTCATCTTCTGCCCCTTTCAACTCCTCTtcgtcctcctcatcctcctcctccccctccttgcCCTCTACCTCTGCTTGTGTTGGATCTCCATCACAAGCATCTGTGGTGGGGGGAATGGGGGCATCTTTTTCAGCGGTACACGTGGGCTTGTCCTCCTCTTCCACCTCCTCATCAGGGTCTTCATCAGTGATGTGGGGTGCCTCGCTCTGCTCCTGGGGAGGCGCCGCACCTAATATGGAGAGAGCAGAGGAAAAACAGTTGAGAGAGGAAGTGGGTGGGAAGGAGATATGAACTCAGTCAAAGACAGTGTAGGCAGTGAGTGAAAAAGCATGTAAAGAGATTGGAGAGAAGGAGGCAAATAAGAGAAAAGGAGAATGAAAGAAACAGAaggtgaaggagggagacgGAGAAAGACTGTTTTCTTTTGTGAATCAGCCTAGCCTCCCATACACAGTGATACTAGCGTGGGCCAAGTGGTTGGAGCCATTCCACCTcctattcattcacaaacagaCTGCACAAACCTactgcacatacacatactcacacactcaGTCATGCTGCAGATCTTTGATTTAGGAAAATCACCTTTCTAGTTGTTGACAACCTGAATACAGTAAAATAGAGCAACCCAACCTAAATATGTTACTTAACTGGCAGGAATGACGTTATGAGTCTGCATATAGGCACTTAACTAATAACATTGATAAAATATACTAGCATGGCTTGACTATGCCGAGTGCTTGTACACTGTCTGTGGTACTAAACACCATTGCAACAGTAAACACTGTgccaaaatataaatgaaacatGCAACTTTCTAGGTTGGCAACTTGCTCATTGCCAACCTAGATACGAAAAACGAATATCCAAAAGGTATACGGACCAGactcaaaaaacaacaacaaaaacacatacagcCTAATCGGCATCTCCgaagattaaattaaaattagttGTCTTACTAATGCATTACAAATTGACACAAATTGTCCCTGTCATTAATGTGTTTTCAATTAATCGTAATGATTTTTCATGAATTctactttattatttatttatgtttaaagcgtatctctcgccaaaatgcaacctagggtctttttgtgaatgtacccgagtcaaactttcgtttaaaagcatatttaggacggaagcgccacttttaagatgtaccgtatttttgtttttcggtcaaatggccttttgaatgggagtaataggggcacttttatgctagcctcactaacactaagaaggctcgaaacaacatgaaactttgctccaagtatcagcaggggctctacacatgaactacaccggtgcacaagggtatactaaatctgtggctacttgttttgatatcgactcgttttgactgccgaggtggtagcggccggaaacaacaagagctacggtgagttgttcaaaacctttctttttagtaaattctgggtacacaaacaatgttctcaatgctcgagttcatgggtagagcccctggtgatatagctatagctattttgaggcggtacatcttaaaaagtggcgcttccgtcctaaatatgcttttaaacgaaagtttgacttgggtacattcacaaaaagaccctaggttgcattttagcgagagttacgctttaagtgtATACATTTCTGGGTGCTGCAGTGCCAacagggggtgctgcagcactcCCAGCACCCCTACTTCCAACGTTGATGGACACAGCCaaagaaaatactttttgaTTATCTCAATATTTAGTAAAGTTCTGTAATGTTGATTTAGCATCATGCTGCATTTGTCATTAATTCCTGATATCGGATTTTAATAAAGTGATGTCTAACCCTTGTCAGAACAACACTCAACCTGGGGAAAACTTAATGACTCACATGTATGATTAGTCAACCTGATgggcctctccctctctctctccctctctctctccctctccctctccctctcgcctccctcctcctcctcatcttccccATCCTcctcgtcatcatcatcatcatcgtcgcTCTCTCCCAGAGCCATGCTGGGGCCCAGCTGCGGTGGAGGCAGTAGCAGTGGTGAAGGCAGGTTGTGTTCATgttcccctttctctcccccgTCTTTggctctctcctccctcttctcGGCCTCTCTCTCCAGGGCTTCGATCTCCAGCATCCGCCTCTCCAGCAGCTCTGCCTGCCGCTTCTGTTTcttcttcagcttcttcttcttgttcttgGAGATCTTCCCCACCTGGGACAAAAAACAAGGCAGGAGAGGGAGAGTCACAGGGGAGGCAAGACCATGAATGAATACAAGATATTCAAGGAATAAAACTTTTTGATATTTATTCGAATCGTAGGTTATGATTTGTAAGTAATGTCCACTAAAACTTCCACTGTATATTGATATTAATTGTAAGGACATTTGAAATATCATCACTGTCCATTAAAAAccatgttttcattgttttcgaGGGATCAAGTGTTCATTTGTGTTTACACTTCTTAAAAGACTTGACGGGAACATGCAATCAAACAAATTTCTAATTTTACTGCATCCAGTACAGTATTTTTTAAAGTCAGAAAATTGCTGCAACCCCATTTATTAGGGATATTGGGGATTCATTAAACATTGCTAATGTAGAGTAGTAGGAGCTTTGAAACCATTTAGAACCTATAttttgactttgtgtgtgtttatgtttgtgtgtgtgtgcattcctCCCATTTTATACTCACATCTGTTGTACTCACCGGTTTGAGCTGGGGGGCTGTGCTAACtgacagacaaagaaaaacaacaatcagaGGCTCCAAAGTTTCACCAACTTCAATCTGTCACACAACCAAGTTCACACCACGTTCAATATTCCACTCGCCTGGAAAAGAGATAGTTAGGTTTTGTACATGTTTCCTTTATAGACCGGATACATACAAAATCTGGAGGTGAAGTGAGAGAATtgcaaacaaagaaagaaaaagatcttTCACACTCCCACTCTCTTCGCTTGTCCCAGATCCATAATATAAAAACGGTTTATTCTTCTCGTGCCTGAGAATGTATAGCTTCTGTATAGTACAGTATTTTCTCACCTCAATCATCTCACCAATCCAAATATGGATAATAAACCTCAAAGGAGTTACAGTAGAGTGaaaatgaatatatatacaaaatattaatttCCATTAATTGTTTCTTAATATGCTCAACAGACAAAGTGTGCCTAAATAAACAATCCAAACTATGTTGTCATTTTTCTCCAACATACCTTCGATCTTTTCTGAAACACAAAAGTTAAATGAAGCAAGCTGAAGTAAAATACATGTTGCTATAAAACACGTCTGCACTTACGTTAATGACaatacaaacttttttttattttgcctcTTCAATCCCAGACTGATTCTGTCACCGCCGAGCCCTTCTGTTTTGACAGTTGATGGTTTTGTGCCTCACTTTAATTGCGTAGAAATGTAAGCAGTATAATTGGTTGCCCTAAGGCTCAAAGAGACTCCATTGGCTGACGTAAGCAATCGACAGCTCATGAAGGGGTTCACCGGGAGGACAGGGTTCATGTCGAGTTTGTCAAGACTTTTTTTAAGAACTTGATTTTTTTCAGTCAAGGAACTTGACAGGAGGTGAAAAAGCAAGAAATCCCTCTGTGTGGTTTCAAAAAGGCAAGAAACTGAGGAGGCACAAAAATATTCTCTGTGGATCCTTTTTTCTTTACTGAGCACTTCAATATTAAACATGgtagttttttttcattcatgaaACATATCAAACACAAGTTGTATTACATTTTTGACGATTCAAttcatgatttattttcattaactATAAATGTCAATTTCAAATCAGGATAATGAGCTACACATCTACTACATGTACTGTAAGCTTCACCTATTACATACAATCTACATTTCTGTGAAGAAGCTACACATCTTGCGTAAAtaaaacactaacacaaacaacaaaggaCTTTACCACATGCAGAGTTAAATGGTACTCCAAAAAATGTAGTTTTTTCTTTGCAAACTAAAATAAATGCTAATTTTTAAGTTAAGGttaaagtttaggaaaaagtttTGGGAAGtacatttatttgctttcttgctgagagaaactacagccagcagccggctagcttagcttagcataaaggctAAAGACAAGGAATAACAGCTAGCCTGTCTAGcctcttctcatctaactctcagcaagaaagcaaacttCCCAAAATGTTGCAATATTTGCTTCAAAATACACATAGTGTTAGTGTTTGTGCGTCTACCTGCTGATCCAGACGGTGGGGGGGCTCCAGCCTTCTGCCATTCGGTCGCCTCCATGGCCATACGTCTAACAAAGGCGTCATCTACACACATCAGGATGTTCTCTGGCTTGATGTCCGTGTGGATGATTTTACATTTAGTGTGGAGGTAGTCAAGACCCTGCAGGAcctacaaacacattcagatAAACAGACACAGGTTTTATTACTGAAAAACATGCTCACAGTTGTTGTTTAGGTGTTTATACACTCTAAATAAATGCAGACAAagcctctctcctctgtccctttcattctttctctcttcctcagaGCCAAATAAGCCATTCTTCTAATGCTTGTCATTCTCTGAGGGCAGAGAGCAAAGGctgttgatgtttttgtttcaccgtttctttcatttttttcttcccagaGGCTTTGAGATTGAAGCAGGGAACAGTCTAATTTAATTTCTACTCATCTTCAGCTTGGCTTTCGAGAGGCTGGCAGCGGCTCAAACGGCTGAAGAACTTCACATGCCCATCAGGTGGCTGAGGGGAAAATGCCTGAAAGCACCGCGTCTTAGGATGGCAGTGGTACTGAAGTCTAAAGTGGGAACTGCACAATAGCATGCACTGTATTATTAGGCCAAAGTATTGGGTGTGAATTTGGCTGTCTGAGTTTGTCTGAGTCTCTTGCTcttcatatataatatttcttcatccactgttttctttctttctttcctgtcAAGTCAGTCTtttactagtctcgctttgccaggccatcctccaaagcgcgctggaggagagtctggctactccacatagcattctgggatgggaggaaaccgtgctctggtttattgccatttctttaaaccaaacacaatcgtcttgggcggtgctaagcaccggagaaaagaTCTGCGGTTTTGCTGCAAAATcagctcggaaggaacttgttttggtgaaacgtgtacgtttaaaagttgttttagtcgtgcaacagaaaactcagattggacagatagtctacctagctgtctggatttaccctgcagagatctgagaaaagctTAACActtagtcctcataaatcgaccggagtttaaaatgccaacccaaaggaagcccaaggcaactgatatccggcctaaatgagcgAAATCCAGCGGATTTTCCAGCTGCAACAGAGCAATCTCGGAAGTGgcacgtcaaggatatagactagtcttTTACAGTCTTTACAAtaaatttaaacattttcttaaCCTCCTCTCCCATGAGGAATTATAGATAGAAATACTGCAAGTCTCAGTATTATAATACACATGCATGTTTCATGATACACAAACTTACTAGTTAAAAGTACTACTGCTTCACAGAATAAGAAGAATACTGCAACTATGCAGGTGCAGCATGCTCGGGTTGtggtatatatttttttctaaatctaaGTCCTATCAAAAATCAACTCAACCAAATTGTAAGCATACATAactaatcatcagtaatgtcaAATGACATCTCAGATTGCTTCCtatgtttaaaatgtgtatCATATTATGAACGAGGCAGTCAataagcatgttttttttcccagaaaGTGGTCAGGAGAGGAACACTGAAAAGACACCCCTCTGACATGCTTGACCTGACAGAAACGATTGTTGAAGTTGACAGTATACACCGTACTATATGACATGTTTAAGCTACggtttgttttaagaaaaagaagaaaaaaaaacatttcccacTTGACAATTCCACATGACTACACTGAAAAGCTGGACATCTGTGATTTCCACCAGCACTTAAACACAACAAGTATTCGTGGATTGGAGAAAAGCTCCAAACACAAATTTTACCCAAACCACATGGGTTAGCAATCTGTCAATAAACGCAAAAACAACTGAACAAGtctttttgaaatttaattGTTCTGTATAAATATAGGTTGAATTTGTTTGTAGAAAGAATTATGAATTTGTGAACATATATTTATCATCATCGCCGTCATCATATACTGCACATTTTTAGATTTTGTGTCGCATGAAAACACAGATTTGTCAGTAGTATTGTCAGTAGACTTATCTCCACATTGAATTCCCTGTAACACAATGATTCTGTAGTTACTATACATGATGCTGTTGTTATTGTGTGCTAAATGTGATTTAAACATAAATATCATTAAGTAAGGATAAAGCTCCACTCCATTCAGGACAAATATTTAGTAAGTACTAGCATGTCCCCTTGTTTGACCTGTAATGCACCGCCACTCTCAGGGGAAATTCATGTAATGTTAATTGCAGTGGCCAGATACATTATTTATCCAAATTATGTGGAAATACAGTCAGCAATGTATATATGTCTCTAAAtagatttggtgtgtgtgtgtgtgtgtgtgtgtgtgtgtgtgtccttaccTGTTTGATAATGCTCTTGACACATGGCAGCGGCAGACCTTGGTAGTTGGATTTAATAATCCACTTCAGCAGGTGGTGACCTAGCACCTCAAACACCATACACACATCTGGGATGGAGAGTCAAGGACTCACATTATCATATCTAtgtcactcacacaaacacacactaacacacactaacacacacacacacacacacacacacacacacacacacacacacacaaagtctcacacacactaagtctcacacacacacatacacacacacacacacacacacacactcttctgaTTGGGATACGTATGCCGTTGACTCCAGAGATCTTGAAGTCATCTATCAGCTGAACCACCATGTCCTTGTTGGGGTCAGCGGGGTCGCTCTCTCTCACCTGGAGGACAAGAGGACATAGAGCTGAAGCAAACACGACAGGAAGAAGGAACAGAAGATGAAGCAGGATCAAGACCggaaacaaacaaataatattTAAGGAAAAAAAGGACAGGAAAACAGGGAAGaacaagaaagaggaagaaagagggaATGGGAGGACTGAAGGAGAATGACAAAGCTAGAGGAAAGACAGGGAAAGAGTGCAGGAAAGGAAgagaacaagattgatgttggAGATAAAGATGCAGAAAAATTGATTGGAAGATGACTGTCCTCTGCACCCATCATACAAGATAAATGACCAGTGTATCTTTAGTGTTTCTTGTTAACAGGGTGGTGGGAGATGCAAAGTGTGAAGAGGGAGGAAAGAGGGAAGAAACAGGAGGGAAGGTGTGTATGTAAGGATAAGGAAATCTAGTAGAAAAGGATGAGAATGtgtaagaaagaaaggaaacacaaaatgaaaaaaggaacaaacaaaagaacaaaGGAAGATGAAAAGAATACAATTCCCGAAACACTTTAAATGTGAAACTAATCAGATGCTCACACATCGCAGCAGTTTAATCTCATCCAGGGCTGTCTCTGTGTAATGCTGGGCGCTCTTCACCACCTTCATGGCCACAAAGTTCTTCACTCTGTAATGACAAACACAGATACATGCAGTCATTTTCATACTAATGGGTTGTTTAAGCCAGTTAGGCTGATTAATGTGTCTGAATCAATATTTGTGACCGAAATTATAAAATGTCCCTCACCATGCCTTTATTACACATTTGCTCAGCTATCGTTCACACTGCCACCACTGCCATTGGAAATGCAAATGTTGCAATGTGGCATTTCTTAAAATCGATAATAACGTTAACACTAATGGTGGAAGTCAACCAAAACTCTTTCCCAGCACACCATGCTTTATTCACCAAATGTTTTTGGCTATCAGGGTCTGGCGTGTCTGACGTTCAAGCTTTGTTGCATCCTAGTGTACAGATCACCATGAATACAGGTATATAAAAGAAGAAATATCAAAGACCATAAATACAACACATTTCATATTCAAACATATTTTTATAATATTCTCAAGCAAATCTTTCATCTTAACTCCATGAATCTCAAACTGTTCCATTACAAAGCAAGAAATCCTGTATTCTATCAAAGTATATGATGCAAATGAAAGTAATGCAAATGAAAATCTAACAAATACCTGCAACAACTGATTTGTTTGCCAACTTGGGCGCAGTGGAAACAAGTTGTAAACACCACATTGACATATCATCactttttaagttgatatgaCAAACTTGTTACCAATGATGAGGGGCCATCAGGTGTGTTTCACTTGTATATGTGTGAGGTAATTGTGAATAATGTCCTTGATGGCCCCTCATAACAAACAGCTTATTGACAAAATTATCATTCTAAGACCAAAATGTACTCTCTTATagttctgtttttggtctctaccaactcctgagggaaatatgtgACTCTATAGCTGCTAAACACTATGTTCTGccatttggtgctgagcaggtagtgtacagtcaTAGCTGCCTGCTGTGGACAACAATGATGCTATGAGAAGGGTGAGATTGAACCAAAACATTAAAGTTGTAAATTATGCATGTTAGGAGGTAGAAGACAACTCAAGTCTTAATATTGACACACTGAATATAACATTTGTCAAAGATTGTGACTGACTGTACAGTAACCCAACTCCAACTCACTAGTTTATGACCACCATTAGTGTAATTAACACCTGTGGATAAGTaaatgagtttgtgtgtgtgtgtgtgtgtgtgtgtgtgtgtgtgtgtgtgtgtgtgtgtgtgtgtgtgtgtgtgtgtgtgtgtgtgtgtgtgtatcagggtAAGGTGACACTGGGTTGATGATAGCATCATCCATCCACACTGGTTGCCTTGTGAACACAGAAACAACATTACAGTGCAAATGGATGTCTTTGGTACCAGCGCAGGGTGGTGTTGGTTGCAACCGTTGTTGTGGTAACAGTCAACagatgcgtgcgtgcgtgcgtgcgtgcgtgcgtgcgtgcgtgcgtgcgtgcgtgtcggGATGTGTTGAGGGCTTCTTTCATTACGTATTTGTGttgagtatgtgtgtatctTGTAGGTCCActatactgtactgtgtgtgtgtgtgtgtgtgtgtgtgtgtgtgtgtgtgtgtgtgtgtgtgtgtgtgtgtgtgtgtgtgtgtgtgcgtgcatgcgtgtgtgtgactcactgTATGTCCCAGCATAGCCATACGGTGGAGAAGTGCCCCCACCCTAACTTCCTGATCACATGGTACCTCCCGTTGAACAAATCCCCGATCTTCACCGGATGGTACCCTCCTGAGGGAtaaagagagagatgatgaagGTTACAGGCGGCTGATAGTCTTAACCAGGCAATGACATGAAATCCATTAGTGAGTAAGAAGTGGAggaagagcagcagagagggagggaggtcaAACTGAGAAAAGGAGACTGGAGAGAAGTGTTTTGGATtaataaaaaacagaagaagcaaagggaaaGTATTCAGCACAAACAAGTCAATTGCAAgtaaatgttatttatatagccaatatcacaaatcacaaatttgcctcagggggctttacaatctgtacaataTACAACACCCTCTGTCCTTTTCGACACCCGCTTATgataaggaaaaa
Coding sequences within it:
- the srpk2 gene encoding SRSF protein kinase 2 isoform X1, whose protein sequence is MSSRKVMAIQARKRRPKGKKDRTGHHRRPETQQKAPVSAPPPPPPPPPPPEPAGPPEPEEEILGSDDEEQEDPADYCKGGYHPVKIGDLFNGRYHVIRKLGWGHFSTVWLCWDIQVKNFVAMKVVKSAQHYTETALDEIKLLRCVRESDPADPNKDMVVQLIDDFKISGVNGIHVCMVFEVLGHHLLKWIIKSNYQGLPLPCVKSIIKQVLQGLDYLHTKCKIIHTDIKPENILMCVDDAFVRRMAMEATEWQKAGAPPPSGSAVSTAPQLKPVSTTDVGKISKNKKKKLKKKQKRQAELLERRMLEIEALEREAEKREERAKDGGEKGEHEHNLPSPLLLPPPQLGPSMALGESDDDDDDDEEDGEDEEEEGGERERERERERERERERPIRLTNHTCAAPPQEQSEAPHITDEDPDEEVEEEDKPTCTAEKDAPIPPTTDACDGDPTQAEVEGKEGEEEDEEDEEELKGAEDENEGEGKVEEEEEGEEEEEEEEEEEEEEEEKETEREENETEEPKSESKTEEAAVVEEEESKEQEGEDEDEEDEDEDEEDEDEDEEDEDDDTTTELLTETTCPIKPHNNKSNSAKTNGHVLLGPEGLKPNPGNPPPPSPTPEHLLCPLVESELSYTDRDHSLSSGYEMYNGDLGEPGLTNGGSDRHPAILPLLPDLPLDPMPGNPTSVGTADIGAGQSPNSPTADRSRTVSSSSTGDTPKVRARAADLLINPLDPRNAESIRVKIADLGNACWVHKHFTEDIQTRQYRSIEVLIGAGYSTPADIWSTACMAFELATGDYLFEPHSGEDYSRDEDHIAHIIELLGCIPRHFALSGKYSREFFNRRVVKCTETMSNGELRHITKLKPWSLFDVLVEKYGWPHEDAGHFTHFLLPMLEMVPEKRASAGECLNHPWLNS
- the srpk2 gene encoding SRSF protein kinase 2 isoform X5, whose translation is MSVNSEKSSSPERPETQQKAPVSAPPPPPPPPPPPEPAGPPEPEEEILGSDDEEQEDPADYCKGGYHPVKIGDLFNGRYHVIRKLGWGHFSTVWLCWDIQVKNFVAMKVVKSAQHYTETALDEIKLLRCVRESDPADPNKDMVVQLIDDFKISGVNGIHVCMVFEVLGHHLLKWIIKSNYQGLPLPCVKSIIKQVLQGLDYLHTKCKIIHTDIKPENILMCVDDAFVRRMAMEATEWQKAGAPPPSGSAVSTAPQLKPVSTTDVGKISKNKKKKLKKKQKRQAELLERRMLEIEALEREAEKREERAKDGGEKGEHEHNLPSPLLLPPPQLGPSMALGESDDDDDDDEEDGEDEEEEGGERERERERERERERERPIRLTNHTCAAPPQEQSEAPHITDEDPDEEVEEEDKPTCTAEKDAPIPPTTDACDGDPTQAEVEGKEGEEEDEEDEEELKGAEDENEGEGKVEEEEEGEEEEEEEEEEEEEEEEKETEREENETEEPKSESKTEEAAVVEEEESKEQEGEDEDEEDEDEDEEDEDEDEEDEDDDTTTELLTETTCPIKPHNNKSNSAKTNGHVLLGPEGLKPNPGNPPPPSPTPEHLLCPLVESELSYTDRDHSLSSGYEMYNGDLGEPGLTNGGSDRHPAILPLLPDLPLDPMPGNPTSVGTADIGAGQSPNSPTADRSRTVSSSSTGDTPKVRARAADLLINPLDPRNAESIRVKIADLGNACWVHKHFTEDIQTRQYRSIEVLIGAGYSTPADIWSTACMAFELATGDYLFEPHSGEDYSRDEDHIAHIIELLGCIPRHFALSGKYSREFFNRRVVKCTETMSNGELRHITKLKPWSLFDVLVEKYGWPHEDAGHFTHFLLPMLEMVPEKRASAGECLNHPWLNS
- the srpk2 gene encoding SRSF protein kinase 2 isoform X6; the protein is MSSRKVMAIQARKRRPKGKKDRTGHHRRPETQQKAPVSAPPPPPPPPPPPEPAGPPEPEEEILGSDDEEQEDPADYCKGGYHPVKIGDLFNGRYHVIRKLGWGHFSTVWLCWDIQVKNFVAMKVVKSAQHYTETALDEIKLLRCVRESDPADPNKDMVVQLIDDFKISGVNGIHVCMVFEVLGHHLLKWIIKSNYQGLPLPCVKSIIKQVLQGLDYLHTKCKIIHTDIKPENILMCVDDAFVRRMAMEATEWQKAGAPPPSGSAVSTAPQLKPVSTTDVGKISKNKKKKLKKKQKRQAELLERRMLEIEALEREAEKREERAKDGGEKGEHEHNLPSPLLLPPPQLGPSMALGESDDDDDDDEEDGEDEEEEGGERERERERERERERERPIRLTNHTCAAPPQEQSEAPHITDEDPDEEVEEEDKPTCTAEKDAPIPPTTDACDGDPTQAEVEGKEGEEEDEEDEEELKGAEDENEGEGKVEEEEEGEEEEEEEEEEEEEEEEKETEREENETEEPKSESKTEEAAVVEEEESKEQEGEDEDEEDEDEDEEDEDEDEEDEDDDTTTELLTETTCPIKPHNNKSNSAKTNGHVLLGPEGLKPNPGNPPPPSPTPEHLLCPLVESELSYTDRDHSLSSGYEMYNGDLGEPGLTNGGSDRHPAILPLLPDLPLDPMPGNPTSVGTADIGAGQSPNSPTADRSRTVSSSSTGDTPKVRARAADLLINPLDPRNAESIRVKIADLGNACWVHKHFTEDIQTRQYRSIEVLIGAGYSTPADIWSTACMAFELATGDYLFEPHSGEDYSRDEGELRHITKLKPWSLFDVLVEKYGWPHEDAGHFTHFLLPMLEMVPEKRASAGECLNHPWLNS
- the srpk2 gene encoding SRSF protein kinase 2 isoform X3 produces the protein MSSRKVMAIQARKRRPKGKKDRTGHHRRPETQQKAPVSAPPPPPPPPPPPEPAGPPEPEEEILGSDDEEQEDPADYCKGGYHPVKIGDLFNGRYHVIRKLGWGHFSTVWLCWDIQVKNFVAMKVVKSAQHYTETALDEIKLLRCVRESDPADPNKDMVVQLIDDFKISGVNGIHVCMVFEVLGHHLLKWIIKSNYQGLPLPCVKSIIKQVLQGLDYLHTKCKIIHTDIKPENILMCVDDAFVRRMAMEATEWQKAGAPPPSGSAVSTAPQLKPVSTTDVGKISKNKKKKLKKKQKRQAELLERRMLEIEALEREAEKREERAKDGGEKGEHEHNLPSPLLLPPPQLGPSMALGESDDDDDDDEEDGEDEEEEGGERERERERERERERERPIRLTNHTCAAPPQEQSEAPHITDEDPDEEVEEEDKPTCTAEKDAPIPPTTDACDGDPTQAEVEGKEGEEEDEEDEEELKGAEDENEGEGKVEEEEEGEEEEEEEEEEEEEEEEKETEREENETEEPKSESKTEEAAVVEEEESKEQEGEDEDEEDEDEDEEDEDEDEEDEDDDTTTELLTETTCPIKPHNNKSNSAKTNGHVLLGPEGLKPNPGNPPPPSPTPEHLLCPLVESELSYTDRDHSLSSGYEMYNGDLGEPGLTNGGSDRHPAILPLLPDLPLDPMPGNPTSVGTADIGAGQSPNSPTADRSRTVSSSSTGDTPKVRARAADLLINPLDPRNAESIRVKIADLGNACWVHKHFTEDIQTRQYRSIEVLIGAGYSTPADIWSTACMAFELATGDYLFEPHSGEDYSRDEDHIALIMELLGKVPRKMVAAGKFSREFFSKKGELRHITKLKPWSLFDVLVEKYGWPHEDAGHFTHFLLPMLEMVPEKRASAGECLNHPWLNS